The following coding sequences lie in one Fusarium poae strain DAOMC 252244 chromosome 1, whole genome shotgun sequence genomic window:
- the TPC1 gene encoding mitochondrial thiamine pyrophosphate transporter (BUSCO:39410at5125): protein MSHKEGHLKDEGSRVQVVAAGAIAGLVSRFVVAPLDVVKIRLQLQPRSLPDPVAALRNGPAYRGAFATLKHILKHEGLTGLWKGNVPAELLYVCYGAAQFTAYRSTTVFLRTAFPSRLPDAAESFIAGAASGAAATSITYPLDLLRTRFAAQGQHRVYQSLRSAIWDIKRDEGWRGFFRGIGPGLAQIMPFMGIFFVTYESLRSTLEGLHMPWGSGDATAGMCASVISKTAVFPLDLVRKRIQVQGPARSQYAYENIPEYSTARGALKTIARTEGFRGLYKGLTISLLKSAPASAVTLWTYEQSLKVMLDWDSSSKETIPNAS from the exons ATGTCACATAAAGAAGGGCACCTCAAGGATGAG GGCTCCAGAGTCCAAGTAGTCGCTGCAGGCGCGATCGCAGGGCTCGTCTCAAG ATTTGTCGTCGCTCCCCTCGATGTCGTCAAGATCCGTCTTCAGCTCCAACCTCGCTCCCTTCCCGACCCGGTAGCAGCTCTACGGAACGGTCCGGCTTATCGAGGGGCATTCGCAACCCTAAAacacatcctcaagcacgaAGGCTTGACAGGTTTATGGAAGGGCAACGTCCCCGCAGAGCTTCTATATGTTTGCTATGGTGCTGCGCAATTCACGGCCTATCGATCGACGACCGTTTTCCTCCGGACAGCTTTCCCTTCGAGATTACCCGATGCTGCGGAAAGTTTTATCGCCGGCGCGGCCTCAGGTGCAGCAGCTACGTCTATTACATATCCTCTCGACTTATTGAGAACACGATTCGCGGCTCAGGGGCAGCACCGCGTATACCAGTCACTTCGTAGCGCAATCTGGGACATTAAGCGCGATGAAGGATGGCGAGGGTTCTTCAGAGGCATTGGACCCGGCCTTGCCCAAATTATGCCCTTTATGGGTATCTTTTTCGTCACATACGAGTCCCTCAGATCGACCTTGGAAGGGTTGCACATGCCGTGGGGCAGTGGCGATGCTACAGCTGGCATGTGTGCCAGCGTCATCTCCAAGACAGCCGTATTCCCTCTTGACCTTGTTCGAAAGCGAATTCAAGTTCAGGGACCAGCACGCAGCCAATATGCCTACGAAAACATCCCCGAATACTCCACCGCTCGAGGTGCACTAAAGACAATTGCACGCACAGAGGGTTTTCGCGGCCTGTATAAAGGTTTGACTATCAGCCTACTCAAATCAGCGCCGGCGAGCGCTGTCACTCTCTGGACTTACGAACAGAGCTTGAAAGTGATGCTTGACTGGGATTCAAGCAGTAAGGAAACCATCCCCAATGCGTCATAG
- a CDS encoding hypothetical protein (BUSCO:46346at5125), whose amino-acid sequence MATAQLPPPDTTQLLAPFLPALPPSTISTEPAIGILPLLSPILRQRVKLLSPTSSEPWIRLLCYDKEKIPELVQIAQGGSLEPHPVSGEVEVDWEYDAETRFRRVDEETFQALVALSTLGLAFKLVYCVGDAEGGGDGWRVGEVTVTDKPSPFLQFGGVSSIAEAERQFAETQAKKVTSIANDTNYPSQSLHVPDGGHDDEDDDDDYWARYDATPARTPAHKSPAPPPQATSQMGGGRAASAEDAYFAQYDTVQPAMDNHDPDEEEAAAQIAPPLGLGRGYDSAETSERNETQGSWTLAEADHLGPGSAQNGNDPERHATLLHPRPASSASSNGSETVAKLEASAGKQTQNEFGVKQHVSRSIRSLFLLSRASGIDRHEFENLVRAELDILGMVEDQEQV is encoded by the coding sequence ATGGCCACCGCACAACTTCCTCCGCCAGACACTACACAGCTTCTGGCGCCGTTCCTTCCTGCTCTCCCACCGTCCACCATTTCTACCGAGCCTGCCATTGGCATCCTGCCACTCCTCTCCCCCATACTACGTCAGCGAGTCAAGCTCTTATCACCTACCAGCTCTGAGCCATGGATTCGATTGCTCTGCTAcgataaagaaaaaataccGGAACTTGTACAGATTGCGCAAGGTGGTAGCCTTGAGCCACACCCTGTGTCCGGCGAGGTCGAGGTTGACTGGGAGTACGATGCCGAGACGCGATTTCGAAGGGTTGACGAAGAGACTTTTCAGGCTCTCGTTGCACTTTCCACCCTTGGTCTGGCATTCAAGCTAGTATACTGTGTTGGAGATGCCGAAGGTGGTGGCGATGGTTGGAGAGTAGGCGAGGTTACCGTTACGGACAAGCCCTCACCTTTCTTGCAGTTTGGGGGCGTTTCTAGTATCGCGGAGGCTGAGCGACAGTTTGCTGAGACACAAGCCAAGAAGGTCACCAGCATCGCCAATGATACAAACTACCCCAGCCAGAGCCTACATGTCCCGGATGGTGGCcacgatgacgaagatgacgatgacgattaCTGGGCACGATATGATGCGACGCCAGCTCGTACACCTGCACATAAGTCGCCCGCACCTCCCCCCCAAGCCACTTCTCAGATGGGCGGTGGACGGGCAGCTTCGGCAGAGGATGCATACTTTGCTCAATACGACACTGTACAGCCTGCCATGGACAACCATGAccctgatgaggaggaggccgCCGCGCAGATTGCTCCACCACTCGGACTTGGACGAGGTTACGATTCTGCCGAAACTTCAGAACGCAATGAAACTCAGGGTTCATGGACACTGGCCGAGGCTGATCACCTGGGGCCAGGCTCCGCACAGAACGGAAACGATCCCGAGCGCCATGCTACTCTACTGCATCCTCGTCCCGCCTCGAGTGCGAGCTCCAACGGCTCAGAAACGGTTGCCAAACTTGAGGCTTCTGCTGGAAAACAGACACAAAACGAATTTGGCGTGAAACAACACGTCTCACGCAGCATTCGAAGTCTGTTCCTGCTTTCACGAGCATCAGGTATCGATCGCCACGAGTTTGAGAATCTTGTTAGAGCTGAGCTTGATATTCTCGGCATGGTTGAGGATCAGGAACAAGTGTAA
- a CDS encoding hypothetical protein (BUSCO:37036at5125) yields MGRPRKRRHVDTDQEDNAVAVPSSQPQLQEQPLLFLQPADDTSYSQFQNTVPTGDFLDNLNFLDEPIATNVDSWDLLPGYDDDSLPFGPQILDHNGTYTNNNALQSLNLSGVDILGTIDFGDTDAPQETVSKDLSHTLHQYLADQIEPPKPESHDASDSSTPPDSSDNGTSVDSLENAASSSARSMRSVPTVSCSCLSSLFFALDSLGNLPSEVIPAMKVARNASRVAHDVIKCSICLNFVVQDPPKPPPIQAFQNLMLLGTLVPSACNAYARILEMVDEETALAKKEGRTFWFAFRDIGGLWGCVGGTSEGCTAYQTYNNKTMPPDMWRLTIRGLLRLDVYGLDEKDHDMPGASPYRQLGLKDVVDQLEERSRQRHEALDARIAAGHSHSEISGVIYPSKPCSPSQRNCTRVLETARVALENLVIA; encoded by the coding sequence ATGGGTCGTCCTCGAAAGAGGCGCCATGTGGACACTGATCAAGAAGATAATGCCGTTGCTGTGCCATCATCTCAGCCTCAGCTTCAGGAACAGCCTTTATTATTCCTGCAGCCCGCTGACGACACATCTTACTCGCAGTTTCAGAACACAGTACCAACTGGAGACTTCCTTGACAACTTAAACTTCCTAGATGAGCCTATTGCTACAAACGTTGATTCTTGGGACTTGTTGCCCGGATACGACGACGACTCTCTTCCCTTCGGCCCTCAAATCTTGGACCACAATGGCACCTACACGAATAACAACGCCTTGCAATCACTGAACCTGAGTGGAGTCGATATTCTGGGCACCATTGATTTTGGAGACACAGACGCTCCGCAAGAAACTGTCTCAAAGGACCTGAGCCATACACTCCATCAGTATCTCGCCGACCAGATTGAACCACCAAAGCCAGAGTCACATGATGCATCAGACAGTTCAACACCACCTGACTCTAGTGACAATGGCACCTCTGTCGACTCCCTTGAGAATGCCGCCAGCTCATCAGCTCGCTCAATGCGTTCCGTTCCGACAGTGTCCTGCAGTTGTCTATCATCGCTATTCTTTGCCCTCGACTCTCTCGGCAATTTGCCATCTGAGGTGATCCCAGCCATGAAAGTCGCCCGGAATGCGTCGAGGGTCGCTCACGACGTCATCAAGTGTTCTATATGCTTAAACTTCGTAGTCCAAGACCCTCCCAAACCACCTCCCATACAAGCCTTCCAGAACCTCATGCTTCTGGGTACCCTGGTCCCATCAGCATGCAACGCCTACGCACGAATCCTCGAAATGGTGGACGAAGAAACTGCTCTCgccaagaaagaaggaaggaCATTCTGGTTTGCCTTTAGAGATATTGGCGGACTATGGGGCTGCGTTGGTGGCACGTCTGAGGGCTGCACAGCTTACCAAACCTACAACAACAAAACCATGCCCCCAGATATGTGGAGGCTGACTATCCGTGGTCTTCTCCGTCTCGATGTCTACGGACTTGACGAGAAAGACCACGATATGCCTGGAGCGTCGCCATATCGACAACTAGGTCTGAAGGATGTGGTAGACCAACTAGAAGAGCGAAGCAGACAACGGCATGAAGCCTTGGATGCACGTATTGCTGCTGGGCATAGTCACAGCGAGATCTCTGGGGTGATCTACCCATCAAAGCCATGCAGTCCATCACAACGCAATTGTACGAGGGTTCTTGAGACGGCTCGTGTTGCCCTGGAGAACCTCGTGATTGCATGA